GGATGGGACCGGTCCGGGTTTCCGCCTTGGGCATGAGCAGGATCAGCCACTCGCCTTCTTTGCCCATCGCTGGGGTCACCTCGAACATTTTCTTGAAATCCCCCACCCCCGTGAGAAAGGCATAGCCCATCGGCCCGACCGCATCTGGAGCAAAGGCCCATGAAATCGCTTCATCCCGTTTCCAGTTGACGAGCCAGAGGTTCCGACCGTCAATGATGATGTCGCTCTTGTCCGGGTCTTCGTAGTCCCACCGCATCCTTGATGGGATCATGACATTGACCCGCCCCTTGCGGGTGAAGGGCACATCGGAGCGCGGCAAACGCGTTTCTTCGGAAAAACGAGCGGAGTATCCCTTGATGGAACGGTAGTAAGCCTGTACCCGATCGACGATGTCGCCCGAAGCGTGAGCCCGCGAACCCGTGAGCCCGTGAACCAGTGAACCAGTAAGAATGAGAAGGAAAGTCTGAGCGGGACGCCGGATCACGGGGTCACGGGGTCACTGGATCACGACTCACGGCCACCAAGGAGGCGAGCCGAATTCTCTGCACAGCGGATTCGTGATGCACGAGAGATGTCCGCCGGCGTTGACGCACTCCTCCAGGCTGTCCGTGACGAAACCGTCCAGCCGCTCCGAACCGGATTTCCGCCAGATGTCATCATTCACGAAACATTCGCACATCATGGCATCCGGATCGGTGGGCGTAACGTTGCGAATGTATCCGTAGCGGAAAAGCGTCCCCGCCTGCTGCTGCGCGGCCTGCGTCAAGTCGATATCCAGGTACCCGTTGCCTTTCGCGTGGTCGCCTTCGATGGACTCGTCTTCGAATCCATCAAGCCGACGATTGCCCTCCGGACCGTTCGCGTTCGTCTCCGGACAATAATTGTCTCCGGACGGATCGGGATTCTCGTAGGGATCGTAGCCGTCCTCGGAGGAATTGAAAATTCCTTTGCCGTCGGCGCCGTCCCTCCCGATATCCTCATAGGGTATCGGCAGGAGGTACCATGCGTGTTGATCGGCATTGTAGGGGCGGAAGCCGGAAAAGTACCGGCCGTCGCGCGTCTCTTTCGTCCACGACAGTTCCGAGATCAGCGGCGCCCGTGTGTTCTCGGTCCCTTCCTCGCCGGAGCCGAAGCACGTAGCGCCGGGATCCAGCACCATGCACGCCTGCTGCCGGAGCGCATATCCATAGGCCAGCCCGGATTTGACGAAAGCAAGATGGGTCAGGTGATCGATGTACCCTGCCGCTCTGGCGAGCGCCACGCCCGTGTTGATCGGCACGGTCATGTCCCCCGTGGAGACTTGGATCACCACTTTCTTCGGACCGACATCGGCGAGGGGACGCACGTTGTAGAACGGCGCGTAGTTGATGGGGTCGGCGCGCTCCATCACCGTTTGGGCCACGGAAGCCAGGAACGTCAGGTGCGATGAGTTACGGTCGGTCCCGAGCCCTTCCTGGCCTTTCTTGACCTTGAATTGAGCGCACGGCCAGCCGTATTGGCTCCGGACGTACCGGCAGGCATCCTGCGGAAGGACCACGGCCGGAAGGGTCAGACCATCCGCGGCTTCAGCGGGAACGGTGACCACAATGGTGTCGCCGGGATCGGCCGCCACACGCCCCGAGAAGTTCCCGCCTTTCACAAAATCCCACGCCGGATCATTTGGATTTGGACCGGCCGTGAATCGCCTCGCCTCGCCGGATCGCACGTTGTGAATGATCACCGTCGACCCGTCCAGAATCGGAAGCTCGCATTCCTCTTTGACGTCGCACGCGAGGTCTTTCACCTTCACCTTGCCGCCTTTGCCCCCGGTTTCGTTCACAGAAAGACCGATGACGCCGTCAAGGATCTGCCCGTCCTTCTCCACCGGACGCCCGACCACGGTCGTACCCACAATGCCGAAGTACACCCGCTTGGCCACGGAGCCGAGGCTCGTTCGGATGAGGATGTCCAGCAGCCCCCCCCCCGGAACGGTGAGCGCCGATCGGGTGACGAGCGGATCGACACCCGTCAGAATGCTGCCGATGATGCCGCCCAGGGACGTGCTCGTATAATAGATCTCGCGGTCCGGACCTCCGACGTCGCAGGTCCCGATCAGGCCGTTCGCGCCCACTTCCTCGTCCAGGTCAAAATTCCCCTCCATCATGTCCAACTTCCCGTTACGGTCGTTATCGCGGCAGAAGTTCTTGATCACGCGCGCGAACTGCATGGCATCCACGGCCGACTGACGGAAATGGTCGCGCGTCTTCTGAATATTCACATCGAAGAAGCTGTCTCCCTGGTCGCGCACGCCGTCGCCGTTCGTATCATGCGACCGCCCGTAGAAGAGGAGCGCACGGAAGAGGCCCACGCTCTTGAGCGCGTCCGACACCTCCCGGATGTGCTTGTACTGATCCCGTGGAGGCTCCAGCCCGATCATCGGGAAGATGCTCCCGTTCAGAATGGTCGTCGCCAACCCGGTGATCGCGGGCACGAGCGCGCTCACATCGATTCCCGCCACGTTGCCCAGACTTTCCGCATCGACGCCGAACGGTTCCAGAGCCTTGGCGACGTCATCCAAATTCGGGTCCCGATCCGTCGGCAAGTTTTCAAACAGGCGGAAGAGATCGAACAGCGGTCCGTGGCCGTAATAGTCCAGGCCCGCCGTGGCGATGCAATATCGCGCGAGGTAGTTTGCTTGGAATAGCGCCGTGAAGCCGGAAGCGGTGTTGCCGTGACCGTAGATGACCACGGGATACGGCGGGGGACCGCAGTTGTTTTCCCTGGTGGGTTTGGGAACGGTGATGACGAAGGGGATGCCTCGATCGCCGTCCCACGGGTCCTCCATCATGCGCGCGTCGAATTCTCCCGTCGCCGCGTTGAGCGAAAACACGCCCCGCTCGTTTTCGACGAACGAGGGTGAAATGAAACTTCCGAACACGGAGTAATCGACGTTGTGGAAGGCCGTCTGGTATTCGAGGGGAAGCGGCGCCTCGCCGATGGCGCCGGCCACCAGCGATTTCAGCGCGCCATTGAAGATATCGTTCACCAGCCCCGCGAGAAAGGAGCTCCGGAGGATGTAGGGGTTCTCATCCCGCTCGATGTCGGGCCGATCCTGGAAGCCGATGAGCTTGACGTCCCTCGCGTTGAGCGGTTCGCGCACGCTCAGATCGTAGAGGGTCAGGATTCGCGCCGGAAACATCTGCCGGAGCCGGGCGAACGGCCCTTGACCGTCCATCCCCTGCCGGATCTGGACGAGGTCGCACGAGACGCATTGCGTCGTGTAAGCCCACATGAAAGCCACTTCACTCTGGATCAAGCCAAAGCGGTCGAGGCCGTCCCACACGGGCCGCAGCGATTCGGTCTGGAAGACGTGGTTGATCGAGTCAAACGGCGATCGGATCGATTGGTCATTGAGATCGTGGATTCGAGTGGTGAGAATGACGGCGTATTTGGATTTCTCCACCAGCGGTTCCAGAGGTCTGAACAGAAGGGTGTTCGAGGAGTAGTCGAAAAACTCCCAGCGACTCCCCCTCGCCGGATCGGCCATTGGTTTTTTGCCGGATTCGAGCATCGCCTTGAGTTCAAGCGGTTTCTCCCGCCCCAAATTGAAGAGCGCGCGATTGAAGGGGTGGTACAGGAATGAGGGCCAGTTCTTGAGCGGATCGTTCGCCCAGTAGTCATCCGCGCCGCCCTTGACGTCGAACGGGAAGAACCCCTCCCCGAGGTCGACCGGCGATGCATCAAGAGTATCGATCCGGATCAGATAGACGCTGTTCGTCCGATCGGCGGGGTCCAGCGCGTTGTATCGGACCGTATTGACGTTGATCGGACCGTCGAAGGGCACGGTGATCGGCGCATACGTTCCGAAGCCGTCCAATTCATTGAGACCGCGGCGAACGCTGTTCTCCAGTTCCGTCGATGCGTCCAGCGGGAGATTGACCTTCAACCCCGTGATCGCATCCGGGTCGAAACGCGTGAGCACG
The nucleotide sequence above comes from Nitrospirota bacterium. Encoded proteins:
- a CDS encoding outer membrane lipoprotein carrier protein LolA encodes the protein MIRRPAQTFLLILTGSLVHGLTGSRAHASGDIVDRVQAYYRSIKGYSARFSEETRLPRSDVPFTRKGRVNVMIPSRMRWDYEDPDKSDIIIDGRNLWLVNWKRDEAISWAFAPDAVGPMGYAFLTGVGDFKKMFEVTPAMGKEGEWLILLMPKAETRTGPIQLYVKGDPPVLTGFEMKGSMGERVKIKLEGFAEAKAFEVETFTYKPGPKTRIISLEEFLGGASLAPVSPRTAE